One genomic segment of Nitrosopumilus sp. b3 includes these proteins:
- a CDS encoding PQQ-dependent sugar dehydrogenase — translation MNKKIQIIAVVGAIIFSVLVLTSPNDPIPLPKPISNSQNDFVTILAENLDKPRAIAISDDRIFVTEKDGLIRVVEDGNLLESPLAAFRSANVFDGGLLGITLHPNFSNNHYIYVFLTYEEDGDLWNKILRITESENKLQDAETIFDKIPGSSFTNGGFIKFGPDGKLYVGTGTISDASHLPQKLDSLSGKILRLNDDGTIPDDNPFPESSVYSLGHRNPQGMTWDNNGNMFVAEFGPEKNDEINIIQAGKNYGWPEQECSGNKNYEDAILCYDPSIEPGGILFYTGDKLDFEFPFIMASMRSANLYQVDFEEGLSSQKSILSGIGRVRDVVEGNDGSLYVITSNTDGKGFPDRADDKLLRIVK, via the coding sequence GTGAATAAAAAAATTCAAATCATTGCAGTTGTTGGAGCTATAATATTTTCAGTATTGGTTCTAACATCACCAAATGATCCTATACCATTACCAAAACCCATTTCTAATTCACAAAATGATTTTGTAACTATTCTAGCTGAAAATCTTGACAAACCTCGTGCAATTGCAATTTCAGATGATAGGATTTTCGTTACAGAAAAAGATGGGCTAATCAGAGTAGTTGAAGATGGAAATTTATTAGAATCGCCACTTGCCGCATTCCGTTCTGCAAATGTATTTGATGGAGGATTATTAGGAATTACACTACATCCTAATTTTTCAAATAATCATTACATCTATGTATTTTTAACATATGAAGAAGATGGAGACTTGTGGAATAAAATTCTGAGAATTACAGAATCTGAAAATAAATTACAAGATGCTGAAACAATTTTTGATAAAATTCCAGGTTCCTCATTTACCAATGGCGGTTTTATCAAATTTGGACCTGATGGAAAATTATATGTTGGTACTGGAACCATTTCAGATGCATCACATCTTCCACAGAAACTTGATTCTCTATCTGGAAAAATTTTAAGACTAAACGATGATGGAACAATTCCTGATGATAATCCCTTTCCAGAATCATCTGTTTACTCTTTAGGACACAGGAATCCACAAGGAATGACATGGGATAATAATGGAAATATGTTTGTAGCAGAATTTGGACCTGAAAAAAATGATGAAATCAATATTATTCAAGCAGGAAAGAATTATGGTTGGCCTGAACAGGAATGCTCAGGCAATAAAAATTATGAAGATGCTATTCTCTGCTATGATCCGAGTATAGAGCCTGGAGGTATCCTATTTTACACTGGTGATAAACTTGATTTTGAATTTCCATTCATTATGGCCTCAATGAGATCTGCAAATCTGTATCAAGTAGACTTTGAGGAGGGTCTAAGTTCACAAAAGTCTATTCTTAGTGGAATTGGTCGAGTTCGTGATGTCGTTGAGGGAAATGATGGTAGTCTTTATGTTATTACTTCAAATACTGATGGAAAAGGTTTTCCAGATAGAGCAGATGATAAATTATTGAGGATAGTAAAATAA
- a CDS encoding tRNA(Ile)(2)-agmatinylcytidine synthase yields MEKETILNIGFDDTDSPKGMCTTFLAYKIVDLLKKEKTEFMDFPRLIRFNPNIPWKTRGNGAVSIKIKTKNPSNVKNKVKNFVSKYSDVKNGANPGLVFFESDSIPSDFIDFSNLALWRLINRNNAKKFAKKNNLEFFYKGNGQGLVGAIGAIGYDFHDHTLELLSYRKRSKFGKERRITSESVKEMQEKTFPNTFNSFDTKKGRILITPHGPDPVFYGVRGENIDSLLYATKILKSEEKLDGYMIFKSNQGTGDHLKNELNIETMLPYASGKITGIVLNTPKIVKGGHVFFKINSNNHDFWCAVYKETGLNTIASNLAKGDKICVGGGVRKASKNFPRIINLEFIEIINLGKNISLSNPFCQKCNKKMKSKGKNQGFQCIRCGRKAMKKTTSVISRKLKKQLYIPKISAHRHLTRPSQRMGKINKSTKFDKSLPWFCVYRN; encoded by the coding sequence GTGGAAAAAGAAACAATTCTTAATATTGGATTTGATGACACTGATTCTCCAAAGGGAATGTGTACTACATTTCTAGCCTACAAAATTGTTGATTTACTCAAAAAAGAAAAAACTGAATTTATGGATTTTCCAAGATTAATTCGATTTAATCCCAACATCCCATGGAAAACTAGAGGTAATGGTGCAGTTTCAATTAAAATTAAGACTAAAAACCCATCAAATGTAAAAAATAAAGTAAAAAACTTTGTTTCAAAATATTCTGATGTTAAAAATGGAGCAAATCCTGGATTGGTATTTTTTGAGAGTGATTCAATCCCATCTGATTTTATTGATTTTAGTAATTTAGCTTTATGGAGATTAATTAATAGAAACAATGCAAAAAAATTTGCCAAAAAAAATAATCTTGAATTTTTTTACAAAGGTAATGGCCAGGGATTGGTCGGAGCCATTGGTGCAATTGGATATGATTTTCACGATCATACATTAGAACTTTTGAGCTATCGAAAAAGATCAAAATTTGGAAAAGAGAGAAGAATTACTTCTGAGAGTGTAAAAGAAATGCAAGAAAAAACTTTCCCAAATACGTTTAATAGTTTTGATACAAAGAAAGGACGAATTCTAATCACTCCTCATGGACCTGATCCTGTTTTTTATGGTGTAAGAGGAGAGAACATTGATTCATTGCTTTATGCAACTAAGATTCTAAAAAGTGAAGAAAAATTGGATGGATACATGATTTTCAAATCAAACCAAGGTACAGGGGATCATTTGAAAAATGAATTAAATATTGAAACTATGCTGCCCTATGCTTCGGGAAAAATTACTGGAATTGTATTGAATACTCCAAAAATTGTTAAAGGAGGACATGTATTCTTTAAAATCAATTCAAACAATCATGATTTTTGGTGTGCCGTTTACAAAGAAACTGGACTCAATACTATTGCTTCAAATTTAGCTAAAGGAGATAAAATTTGTGTGGGCGGTGGAGTTAGAAAAGCATCAAAAAACTTTCCACGTATAATTAATCTTGAATTCATTGAAATTATTAATCTTGGGAAAAATATTTCATTATCAAATCCATTTTGTCAAAAATGTAATAAAAAAATGAAGTCCAAAGGTAAGAATCAAGGATTTCAGTGTATACGTTGTGGTAGAAAAGCAATGAAAAAAACCACTAGTGTTATTTCAAGAAAACTCAAAAAACAACTGTATATTCCAAAAATATCTGCACATAGACATCTTACAAGACCTTCACAGCGTATGGGGAAAATCAACAAATCCACGAAATTTGATAAATCTCTTCCATGGTTTTGTGTTTATAGAAATTAG
- the dph2 gene encoding diphthamide biosynthesis enzyme Dph2, whose product MIIIDEARIFKEIETKNPASVSLNGPDGILPQVQETAMRISEKFGIPAYVLADTTWGTCDLNTNGSKVLGAEIQFNIGHTINTESLEENLVLIDAFDDVDFDSVAKKCPEILKGKTISLVTDSQHLHQIDKVEKILTENGIKVKIGKSKGQLNDGQVFGCEFYPASQLKKEVDAYVFLGQSNFHAAGIALSTNLPTYILDPYFNEVREITEFAQKLKKQASLAIYKAAEAKTFGVIVGLKEGQLSKVFALKIKKELEKAGKKVQLFGLTDITNDRLQNLKGIDAFVQVACPRISTDNQFDKPVLSTPQANALLKILRNESIEEYLEIPHWL is encoded by the coding sequence TTGATCATAATAGATGAAGCGAGGATTTTCAAAGAAATTGAGACCAAAAATCCAGCTTCAGTTTCATTAAATGGGCCAGACGGAATCTTACCTCAAGTTCAAGAAACTGCTATGAGAATATCAGAGAAGTTTGGAATTCCTGCATATGTTTTAGCAGATACAACATGGGGAACATGTGATCTTAACACAAATGGATCTAAAGTTCTTGGAGCAGAAATTCAATTCAATATAGGACACACAATTAATACAGAATCATTAGAAGAGAATCTTGTTTTAATTGATGCATTTGATGATGTAGATTTTGATAGTGTTGCAAAAAAATGTCCAGAGATATTAAAAGGGAAAACTATCTCATTAGTTACAGATAGTCAACATTTGCATCAGATTGACAAAGTTGAAAAAATTCTAACAGAGAATGGAATCAAAGTAAAAATTGGAAAGAGTAAAGGGCAATTAAATGACGGTCAGGTATTTGGTTGTGAATTTTATCCTGCATCACAACTAAAAAAAGAAGTAGATGCGTATGTGTTTTTAGGCCAAAGTAATTTTCATGCTGCAGGAATTGCACTATCCACTAATTTGCCAACATACATTTTAGATCCCTACTTTAATGAAGTAAGAGAAATAACAGAATTTGCTCAGAAATTAAAAAAGCAGGCATCACTTGCAATATACAAAGCGGCTGAAGCTAAAACCTTTGGAGTAATAGTTGGACTCAAAGAAGGTCAGCTATCCAAAGTATTTGCGTTAAAAATCAAAAAAGAATTAGAAAAAGCAGGAAAGAAGGTTCAATTGTTTGGATTAACCGACATCACAAATGACAGATTACAAAATCTAAAAGGAATTGATGCTTTTGTTCAAGTTGCATGTCCAAGAATATCTACGGATAATCAGTTTGACAAGCCTGTTTTATCAACTCCTCAAGCAAATGCCCTTCTTAAGATTTTACGAAACGAAAGTATTGAAGAATATTTAGAAATTCCACATTGGTTGTAA
- a CDS encoding tetratricopeptide repeat protein, with protein sequence MSDPKINSILDEGNRLFLQGKLKEAIVYYDKILNDNPLHLSSLNNKGYALSKLKDFENALKCYDSALGIYPDDLSVLVNKISSYRKLGKFIEALSLCDKILKNNPNYNIVLYHKERILFSMEKFNESISCCDSILNDYPENGDVLFDKSCSLVMLSKIDEALELLERAISHGLQYKIKAKKSKSFARLYDNTRFKKLVF encoded by the coding sequence ATGTCAGATCCTAAAATAAACTCAATTTTAGATGAGGGAAATAGGTTATTCTTACAAGGCAAATTAAAAGAAGCAATTGTCTATTATGATAAAATTCTAAATGACAATCCATTGCATCTTAGTTCCCTAAATAATAAGGGATATGCCCTAAGTAAACTCAAAGATTTTGAAAATGCTTTGAAATGCTATGATTCTGCATTAGGAATTTATCCCGACGATCTTTCTGTATTGGTAAATAAAATATCATCATATCGTAAACTAGGAAAATTTATTGAAGCATTATCCTTATGTGATAAAATTCTAAAGAATAATCCAAATTACAACATTGTATTATATCATAAAGAGCGAATTTTATTTTCCATGGAAAAATTCAATGAATCCATCTCTTGCTGTGATAGTATATTGAATGATTATCCAGAAAATGGGGATGTGTTATTTGACAAATCTTGTAGTCTTGTAATGCTCTCAAAAATAGATGAAGCACTTGAATTACTAGAGCGAGCAATTTCTCATGGATTACAATATAAAATAAAGGCAAAAAAATCAAAATCTTTTGCAAGATTATATGATAACACTAGATTCAAAAAACTAGTATTCTGA
- a CDS encoding zinc-binding dehydrogenase, giving the protein MKALVYDEYSVDDDFSKILKIKDLPMPKPKPNEVIFKVKATALNYDDIWGMRGKPLAIPLPHISGTDAAGEVVEVGRDVKNIKVGDRVVSHGNMSCRVCKACTDGREYDCRKRTIWGFETGPLWGGYCEFTHLPEVNVVKIPEGISYEEAAAASMTMLTSWHMLVGRAKIQPGQLVLIMGGSSGVGNYGIQIAKLFGCTVIATASPDKLNKLLELGADFAVDHRKEDWHKEVRSLAKKIPKPYGSVSGVDIIFEHIGGTHWNKELTLLSYGGTIVTTGATTGYNAKTDLRHIFFKGINILGSTQGTRAELEQGLYWMSQGKIKSIIDSVYPLEDAAEAHKKMLTGKGLFGKIIMKPSSD; this is encoded by the coding sequence ATGAAAGCACTAGTCTATGATGAATATAGTGTTGATGATGATTTTTCTAAAATATTAAAAATTAAAGACCTTCCTATGCCTAAACCAAAACCTAATGAAGTTATCTTCAAAGTAAAAGCAACAGCATTAAACTATGATGACATTTGGGGTATGAGGGGAAAACCATTAGCAATTCCATTACCGCACATTTCTGGAACAGATGCTGCAGGTGAAGTGGTAGAAGTTGGAAGAGATGTAAAAAACATCAAAGTCGGTGATAGAGTGGTATCTCATGGAAATATGTCATGCAGAGTTTGTAAAGCATGCACTGATGGACGAGAATATGATTGTAGAAAACGAACAATTTGGGGTTTTGAAACAGGTCCTCTTTGGGGGGGATATTGTGAATTTACACATCTTCCAGAAGTTAATGTTGTCAAAATCCCAGAAGGTATTTCATATGAGGAAGCAGCTGCTGCATCAATGACAATGCTGACATCATGGCATATGTTAGTTGGAAGGGCAAAGATTCAACCTGGGCAATTAGTTTTGATTATGGGTGGTAGTTCCGGCGTTGGAAATTATGGCATTCAAATTGCAAAACTTTTTGGATGCACAGTAATTGCTACTGCAAGTCCTGACAAATTAAATAAATTATTAGAACTTGGAGCCGATTTTGCTGTAGATCATAGAAAGGAGGATTGGCATAAAGAAGTTAGATCGCTTGCAAAAAAAATTCCAAAACCCTATGGAAGTGTATCTGGTGTTGATATAATTTTTGAACACATTGGTGGCACCCATTGGAATAAAGAACTAACATTGCTAAGCTATGGTGGAACTATTGTTACCACTGGGGCAACTACAGGATATAATGCAAAAACTGATCTTCGTCATATTTTCTTTAAAGGAATTAACATTTTAGGCTCAACTCAAGGAACAAGGGCTGAATTAGAACAGGGTCTATATTGGATGTCACAAGGAAAAATAAAATCAATAATTGATTCAGTGTATCCTTTAGAAGATGCAGCGGAGGCTCACAAAAAAATGCTTACAGGCAAAGGACTTTTTGGAAAAATCATTATGAAACCTAGTTCTGATTGA
- a CDS encoding exosome complex RNA-binding protein Csl4, producing MSENATFPGDRIASIEEYEAGHNTFDDGDMVRAATVGEKDINKETRIANIKHPKLLSIPQVGDIIIGTVAAVMSSMIAVSIDYINGKPTTSKVECVCSTRNLRIRNVALVNDIVKLKILNHLNGTIHAAINEPGLGILFTKCRKCGGKVVPMRDAIKCTECAWIDERKLSSDFGNSDFIKLRE from the coding sequence ATGTCTGAAAATGCAACATTCCCAGGTGACAGAATAGCGTCTATTGAAGAATACGAGGCAGGGCACAATACCTTTGATGATGGAGACATGGTTAGAGCAGCAACTGTAGGTGAAAAAGACATCAACAAGGAAACACGTATTGCCAACATTAAACATCCAAAACTTCTATCAATTCCTCAAGTAGGCGATATTATTATTGGAACAGTTGCAGCAGTAATGTCATCTATGATTGCAGTTTCAATTGATTACATTAATGGAAAACCTACTACATCTAAAGTAGAATGTGTCTGTTCAACTCGAAACTTGAGAATTAGAAATGTTGCGCTTGTCAATGACATAGTAAAATTAAAAATTCTAAATCATCTTAACGGTACAATTCATGCAGCAATTAACGAACCAGGTTTAGGAATTTTATTTACAAAATGTAGAAAATGTGGTGGAAAAGTTGTTCCAATGCGCGATGCCATAAAATGTACTGAATGTGCATGGATAGATGAAAGAAAACTTTCTTCTGATTTTGGCAATAGTGATTTTATAAAGTTGAGAGAGTAA
- the pheA gene encoding prephenate dehydratase: MIQVSFQGERGAYSEAAARAFFKKEITTVPLSTFAEVLESTSTDKTGYAVLPVENSIEGSVGESYDLLYSTDLNVIGEIYHRIEHCLIGIGVLDEVETVYSHPQALGQCRKFIEEHKMKTIPTYDTAGSVKIVKELKNKNCAGIASKDAAEIYDMPIVSNNIANNLNNYTRFLVLSKITSPISGNDKTSIIFSIKHEPGSLFRIIENFHRNNVNLTKIESRPTKTNTWEYNFYVDFEGHQDDSKISEILEKIKHDTLFMKVLGSYPSAKLS; the protein is encoded by the coding sequence ATGATTCAGGTTTCGTTCCAAGGTGAACGAGGAGCATATAGTGAAGCTGCTGCAAGGGCGTTTTTTAAGAAAGAAATTACTACTGTTCCACTATCAACATTTGCAGAAGTATTAGAGAGTACCTCTACAGACAAAACAGGATATGCGGTTTTACCAGTAGAGAATTCAATTGAAGGAAGTGTAGGTGAAAGTTATGATTTACTGTATTCAACAGATCTTAACGTGATTGGAGAAATTTATCATAGAATAGAACATTGTTTGATTGGAATTGGAGTATTAGATGAAGTAGAAACAGTTTATTCGCATCCACAAGCTTTAGGTCAGTGTAGAAAATTTATCGAGGAACATAAAATGAAAACAATTCCAACATACGATACTGCCGGTAGTGTAAAAATTGTTAAAGAATTAAAAAATAAAAATTGTGCTGGAATTGCAAGTAAAGATGCTGCCGAAATTTATGATATGCCGATTGTTTCAAACAACATCGCAAATAATTTGAATAATTATACAAGATTTTTGGTCTTATCAAAAATAACTAGTCCTATTTCAGGTAACGATAAAACATCAATAATTTTCTCCATAAAGCATGAACCAGGCTCATTATTTAGAATCATAGAAAATTTTCATAGAAATAATGTCAATCTTACAAAGATAGAATCAAGACCAACAAAAACAAACACATGGGAATATAATTTCTATGTAGATTTTGAAGGGCATCAAGATGATTCAAAGATTTCAGAAATATTAGAAAAAATAAAACATGATACATTATTTATGAAAGTTTTAGGTTCTTATCCTTCTGCCAAACTAAGCTAA
- the guaB gene encoding IMP dehydrogenase: protein MEFKEGLTFDDVLLVPKYSDITSRSQTDLSTKLSRNITINIPFVSANMDTVTESSMAVAMARAGGIGIIHRFLTIEEQAHEVLKVKRSGSIMIENPYSITSDKSVQDALDYASDMEISGLLVVDSNSKLIGIVTERDLLFADPKLRIEDIMTKDVVTAKFGVSLDESKEILHQHRIEKLPIVDDSGIIKGLITSKDITNNADFPNASKDKKGRPLVGSAVGVKGDFLERSESLLEAGADVLVVDIAHGHSENAMSTIRNIKKAFPDCELIAGNIATAQGAEDLIKAGVDAVKVGVGSGSICITRVITGSGVPQLTAVMDCAKIGKEYGIPIISDGGTRTSGDATKALASGASSVMVGSMLGGTDESPGTVLTKNGKRFKVYRGMASLAASIGRKSKETGSISLDDDLNDYVAEGVEAMVPYKGTVTDILKQLTGGVRSGLSYCGAHSIPQMQENAEFIKMSRAGFAESQPHDVSLM from the coding sequence TTGGAATTCAAAGAAGGATTAACTTTTGACGACGTTCTTCTTGTACCCAAATATTCAGATATTACAAGCAGAAGTCAAACCGATCTATCTACAAAACTATCTCGAAATATCACAATAAATATTCCCTTCGTGAGTGCAAATATGGATACTGTAACAGAGTCTTCTATGGCTGTTGCCATGGCTCGAGCAGGTGGTATTGGTATAATTCACAGATTTTTGACTATAGAAGAGCAGGCACACGAAGTTCTCAAAGTAAAGCGCTCAGGAAGTATAATGATAGAAAATCCATATTCTATTACTTCTGATAAGTCGGTTCAAGATGCTCTTGACTATGCCAGTGATATGGAAATTTCTGGTCTATTAGTAGTTGACTCAAATTCTAAATTAATTGGAATAGTTACTGAGAGAGATCTATTGTTTGCTGATCCTAAACTTCGAATTGAAGATATAATGACTAAAGATGTTGTAACTGCAAAATTTGGAGTTTCTCTAGATGAATCTAAAGAAATTTTACATCAACACAGGATTGAAAAATTACCAATAGTTGATGATTCAGGAATTATCAAAGGATTGATTACAAGTAAAGATATTACAAATAATGCAGATTTTCCAAATGCCTCAAAAGATAAGAAAGGTCGTCCTTTAGTTGGATCGGCAGTTGGTGTAAAGGGTGACTTTTTAGAAAGAAGTGAATCTCTTTTAGAAGCAGGTGCTGATGTACTTGTTGTAGATATTGCACATGGTCATAGTGAAAATGCAATGAGCACAATTCGTAATATCAAAAAAGCATTTCCAGACTGTGAACTAATTGCAGGAAACATTGCAACTGCTCAAGGCGCTGAAGATTTGATTAAAGCCGGTGTTGATGCTGTAAAGGTTGGTGTTGGGTCGGGCTCAATTTGTATTACTAGAGTGATCACTGGTTCAGGAGTTCCACAATTAACTGCAGTTATGGATTGTGCAAAAATTGGAAAGGAATATGGAATTCCAATAATTTCTGATGGCGGCACAAGAACTTCTGGTGATGCAACAAAAGCATTAGCTTCGGGAGCTTCGTCTGTAATGGTTGGTAGTATGCTGGGAGGTACTGATGAATCCCCTGGAACTGTTTTGACCAAAAATGGGAAACGCTTCAAAGTCTATCGAGGAATGGCTTCTTTAGCTGCCTCAATTGGTAGAAAATCCAAAGAAACAGGCTCTATCTCACTAGATGATGACCTTAATGATTATGTTGCAGAAGGAGTTGAAGCTATGGTTCCTTACAAAGGTACAGTTACTGATATTCTAAAACAACTGACTGGTGGGGTTCGATCTGGTTTGAGTTATTGTGGTGCACATTCTATTCCTCAAATGCAAGAAAATGCAGAATTTATCAAAATGTCAAGAGCTGGATTTGCAGAAAGTCAGCCTCATGATGTTTCTTTAATGTAG
- the folP gene encoding dihydropteroate synthase — translation MAKIANVGVGGKNPVRIMGILNTSLESFYKKSIHTSAIQIKNSIKDMESNGADFIDVGGMSTAPYLSTLVSEKTESKRVLSAIKIIQNVSNLPISVDTCRAKVAEDALKNGVEIINDISGLKYDQEMQKVVSKFSPSIILCAYDSKTVLGNPVTATKKLFRESLKIAKNSSILSEKIVLDPAIGFFRKTGKGPFFTKIKSDWIKRDLTIIQNLKSIKQKFPILISVSNKSFLGNILEKENPSDRLFGSIAAEAISVINGADIIRTHNVLATKDAITVASKLSKQHKGL, via the coding sequence GTGGCAAAAATTGCAAATGTAGGCGTAGGTGGAAAAAACCCCGTACGTATTATGGGAATTCTAAACACAAGTCTTGAATCTTTTTACAAGAAATCCATTCATACAAGTGCAATTCAGATCAAAAACTCCATAAAAGATATGGAAAGTAATGGTGCTGATTTTATTGACGTGGGTGGCATGTCTACTGCCCCCTATCTGTCTACATTAGTATCTGAAAAAACTGAATCTAAAAGAGTTCTTTCTGCAATTAAGATAATCCAAAATGTCTCCAATCTTCCAATCTCAGTTGATACATGTAGGGCTAAAGTGGCAGAAGATGCATTGAAAAATGGAGTTGAAATAATTAATGATATTTCTGGATTAAAATATGATCAAGAAATGCAAAAAGTTGTATCAAAGTTTTCTCCATCAATAATTTTATGTGCATATGACTCTAAAACAGTTTTAGGTAATCCTGTAACTGCAACAAAAAAACTTTTTAGAGAAAGCTTGAAAATTGCCAAAAACTCTAGTATCTTATCAGAGAAAATTGTGTTAGATCCAGCTATTGGATTTTTTAGAAAAACGGGAAAAGGACCATTTTTTACAAAAATTAAATCTGATTGGATAAAAAGGGATCTGACAATTATTCAAAATTTGAAATCTATAAAACAAAAATTCCCAATTTTAATTTCAGTATCTAACAAATCTTTTCTGGGGAATATTTTGGAAAAAGAAAATCCATCTGATCGATTATTTGGATCTATTGCAGCAGAGGCTATCTCTGTAATTAATGGGGCTGACATAATTCGTACCCATAATGTACTGGCAACCAAAGATGCAATAACTGTAGCATCTAAATTATCAAAACAACACAAAGGCTTATAA
- a CDS encoding 6-hydroxymethylpterin diphosphokinase MptE-like protein: MMVLGWKKRYTDILKEFNYSEKKDTESAIQLDFLLKKSNTIEKINKLIEGNTIFIIGSGPSLSTAIPKLKKYKKAIKIVADSALKPLVENGIIPDLIITDLDGDEATMKKIAKTKSIFVVHAHGDNIEKLEFVKKFKNCIGTTQSKPFNKIHNFGGFTDGDRGVFLASYFKAKKIILFGMDFGEKIGKFSNTKKIERKMKLLKLKKGENLLEWLSTSTKSELFTTSKSIKGFKKISYKELDIIIT, from the coding sequence ATGATGGTTTTAGGTTGGAAAAAGAGATACACGGATATTTTAAAGGAATTCAATTATTCTGAAAAAAAAGATACAGAGTCAGCTATTCAGTTAGACTTTCTTTTAAAAAAATCAAATACCATTGAAAAAATAAATAAATTAATTGAAGGGAACACTATTTTTATTATTGGTTCAGGACCATCATTGTCAACTGCAATTCCAAAATTAAAAAAATACAAAAAAGCTATAAAAATTGTGGCTGATAGTGCACTAAAACCACTTGTAGAAAATGGAATTATTCCAGATTTAATAATTACGGATTTAGATGGTGATGAGGCAACTATGAAGAAAATTGCAAAAACAAAATCTATTTTTGTTGTGCATGCACATGGTGACAATATTGAAAAACTAGAATTTGTAAAAAAATTTAAAAATTGTATTGGCACAACACAATCAAAACCTTTTAACAAAATTCATAATTTTGGAGGATTCACTGATGGGGACAGAGGGGTTTTCTTAGCCAGTTATTTCAAGGCAAAGAAAATTATTTTATTTGGAATGGATTTTGGGGAAAAAATTGGTAAATTTTCTAATACAAAAAAAATAGAAAGGAAAATGAAACTATTGAAATTAAAAAAAGGAGAAAATCTTTTAGAATGGTTATCAACTAGCACAAAATCAGAATTATTTACTACATCAAAGTCAATTAAAGGATTTAAAAAAATATCATACAAAGAACTTGATATTATAATTACCTAG